One Candidatus Zixiibacteriota bacterium DNA window includes the following coding sequences:
- a CDS encoding heterodisulfide reductase-related iron-sulfur binding cluster: MKLDTEKPEFWESAKLEAELRRVFDVCNGCRRCYNLCPSFNDLFQRLDREDVDGDAEKLGGADFQSVTDLCYQCKLCFNHCPYTPPHRWDLDFPRLMLRSRAIQTRRSGRLLQDRFLGDVDRIGRIGSRLAPLVNWLNRNPVHRWLLEKTVGIHRDRILPRYARQTFRQWYEKRETTSPAGGGKKAALFYTCTVNFNQPSVGRAAIRVLEKNGVQTGCPEQRCCGMPFLDGGDLESAKKSAAANVSSLHDWVRRGFDIVVLAPTCSYVLKREYPELLQTEAAKEVAAKALDVCEYLMALHAEGRLDTGFVRSAGKIAYQMPCHLRAQNIGYKSRDLMQLIPGTSVRTIERCAAIDGTWGLKRQYFELSLKVARPLLDELAVEKPDRIVSDCALAGLQIEQGCGKKPLHPVEVVAIAYGLSEEGDT; this comes from the coding sequence ATGAAACTGGACACTGAAAAGCCGGAATTTTGGGAATCGGCGAAGCTCGAAGCCGAGCTGAGGCGGGTCTTCGACGTCTGCAATGGCTGCCGCCGGTGCTACAATTTGTGTCCGTCCTTCAACGACCTTTTCCAGCGGCTCGACCGGGAAGATGTCGACGGGGATGCCGAAAAGCTGGGCGGTGCCGACTTCCAGAGCGTCACCGATCTCTGCTACCAATGCAAACTCTGCTTCAACCACTGTCCCTATACGCCACCGCACCGCTGGGACCTGGATTTCCCCCGATTGATGCTGCGTTCTCGGGCCATCCAGACCAGACGGAGCGGCCGGTTGCTCCAGGATCGGTTTCTCGGCGACGTGGACCGGATCGGCCGGATCGGCTCGAGACTTGCGCCGCTTGTGAACTGGTTGAACCGCAATCCGGTCCATCGGTGGTTGCTGGAAAAGACGGTCGGGATTCATCGCGACCGCATCCTGCCGCGCTACGCTCGACAGACTTTCCGGCAGTGGTACGAAAAGCGCGAAACGACGAGCCCGGCAGGCGGCGGGAAGAAGGCTGCTCTGTTCTACACCTGCACGGTCAATTTCAATCAGCCGTCGGTCGGTAGGGCTGCGATCCGGGTGCTCGAGAAAAACGGCGTGCAGACCGGGTGCCCGGAGCAGCGCTGCTGCGGGATGCCATTCCTGGACGGCGGCGATCTCGAGTCGGCGAAGAAAAGCGCGGCGGCGAACGTGAGTTCCTTGCACGACTGGGTCCGGCGCGGCTTCGATATCGTCGTGCTGGCTCCGACCTGCAGCTACGTGCTCAAGCGGGAATATCCCGAGCTGCTGCAGACGGAAGCCGCGAAAGAGGTGGCGGCCAAGGCGCTCGACGTCTGCGAATATCTCATGGCGCTCCACGCCGAGGGCAGGCTCGACACGGGGTTCGTAAGGAGCGCGGGCAAGATCGCATACCAGATGCCATGTCACCTGCGCGCGCAGAACATTGGCTACAAGTCGCGCGACCTGATGCAGCTGATTCCCGGGACCTCTGTCCGCACGATCGAGAGGTGCGCGGCGATCGACGGCACGTGGGGTCTCAAGCGGCAGTACTTCGAGCTGTCGCTGAAGGTTGCCCGGCCGCTCCTCGACGAGCTGGCGGTGGAGAAACCGGATCGTATCGTGTCGGATTGCGCGCTCGCCGGGCTGCAAATCGAGCAGGGCTGCGGCAAAAAGCCCCTGCATCCAGTCGAGGTCGTCGCCATCGCCTACGGCCTGTCGGAAGAGGGAGATACGTGA
- a CDS encoding rubrerythrin family protein, whose translation MAKSLKGTKSHENLKSAFAGESQANRRYLYFARVADIEGYPEVGGLFRDTSEAETGHAFGHLDFLKEVGDPVTGVPIGSTEKNLKSAIEGETYEYTEMYPGFAKTAREEGFAELAEWFETLAKAEKSHAGRFSKGLERIAGKEPADTAS comes from the coding sequence ATGGCGAAGAGCTTAAAAGGGACGAAGAGTCACGAGAACCTGAAGAGCGCGTTTGCGGGAGAGTCGCAGGCGAATCGCCGCTATCTCTATTTCGCGCGCGTGGCCGACATCGAGGGCTATCCGGAGGTCGGCGGCCTGTTCAGGGACACCTCGGAGGCGGAGACGGGGCACGCGTTCGGCCATCTCGACTTCCTCAAAGAAGTGGGCGACCCTGTCACGGGAGTTCCCATCGGGAGCACGGAAAAGAACCTGAAATCGGCCATCGAGGGCGAGACCTACGAGTATACCGAGATGTATCCCGGCTTCGCGAAGACCGCCCGGGAAGAAGGGTTTGCGGAGCTGGCAGAGTGGTTCGAGACTCTCGCCAAGGCCGAAAAGTCCCACGCGGGTCGATTCAGCAAGGGGCTGGAGCGAATCGCCGGAAAGGAGCCTGCCGACACGGCAAGCTGA